The DNA sequence ATCTTAAGTAGGCACACATTGTTCAACTTTGAAGAAACGAGAACCTAAGACATTATGACTTGAAGGTGTGAAGTTATAGCTTGGATTAcacataaaaatttgaaaaaatcttTATCAAATATATTCGACCTTTTAAAAACATCTTTTTTTGAAAGTTACTTAATGACTAAACGAGTTGAAATtataccaaaacaaaataattaaacaattttaagttTCATTCTCAAGTTTAACCACCAgttaataaatcatttttttcaaaagactAATCTATAATGAACTCAactaaataaagtgaaagaatgttagaaaataaatatctaCTTTCAGAAATAAAGAGGATCAATccaaattaattgttaattccttatttattatattacatgatAGGATTTGAAAAGATATGAGGaattaataaagttataaatttaaagAGAAGTTTGATGAGGTAGATAGAAAGGGAAAAGTTTGAAAAGTTTGAAAAGTAGAATGAAGAATGTTAagtaataaagaaaagaataaaataagagaaagagaaaaaggaaaaagaaaaagtggaaGCAAGAAAAGAGGGGAAAATGGGTTAAAGTATAAATCTTAcgaatttaactaaaattaaatgaaattgataattaagaatGAAGTGATTAAAATTACGTTAAGAAAATTcgaaactaaaattagttatagttaaaagaaaattacacatttttttaaaaatatgaaataaaaaatacatctaTCCAAATCTATCCAAATTTatacaaattcatcttcaccatCTCCCCATGTCCACTCTTCGGAGTAAATAAAAAGGGATGACAGTTTgagatataataaaaattgttttaacaaaacaaattttttaaataaaataaaattaaagattaaaaataatgtttcttTATTACATAGTAAATGAACACATCCAACAATTAAGAGtaaaaattttttatgtaaaaatggataaacaaaaaataaaattataaaaaatataaaaaacaattaaatataagacctaaaatttattttattcaatattgaTAATATATCATTCGAATATAACtatataaaacaacaaaaaaatataatcaagattttaataaaagagaaagtatcttaaaaatatatatgaattttgtaaatataaaacaaactaaataattaaaataaatacactaattaatatatatatatatatataatattgttatattatttaataaattataaatattttaataatttaaatgataacaacaaaatatatttacatgGGTATACAAATAGAAATGAgacatatgtatatatttaattttatctctaTGCATAATTTAGAAATcgaaaatcatttatatttatattctatcAATATAAGATTTTCTATAAAAAGAGGGGCAAATTTGGACGGTAGTGGCAAAAACAGACGTATTTGTCATGCGGATCCCCGTCCCTGTAATTTACTGTGATAAACAAagggaccaaaataatataattatttgatcattaaattgttggatcattaataatgttttaaaaattatttttttttaactgaataatttaatctttagtataatattgtgaaaaatataatttatcttgttttcatcttcacgaaTAGTTTCACTTTTACCACTTttgaataatgaatttattcttttattattcattaatatacctattttttaaaataatattaaaataatttatcataccttactaaaaaaattgagaagtgtaaatattaaagaaaaaatatagtcTAGTtaaatcacaattaaaaatcaattatgaaaaaacacataatacattattttttcttttatattcataaaaattgaatatatcaAAGGTTCATGAGATAAAAGAAACAAggttaactattaaattaatttttcattatcaagtaagataaaagataattacttttcttttcttcaaaaaagaaatatgacaaatggaaaatgagagaaaaaataattacttttttttcttttaaaacaaatatgacAGTAAGAAATGagtacaatttttgtaaaactaacAAGACAATAATaaaggacataaaaaatatcttaataaatatttggtttaattattcttttggttattgttttagttcagaaatgttaagttggttctccaattttgtttagtttcaatttggttctgaattttgaaaaacgaattcaatttggttattttcattaaatttcttgaaatggATCGATGCttcttcattaaaattaaagttgtaaataaagatagtttgttttgttggtgtaattaacataatctcGCTATCAATCTTGATGAAAATCGTTCAtccatttcaataaatttaacgagAATGatcaaattacatcaattttttaaaatcaatatcaaattgagactagaaaaaatttaatgactaacttgacatttttagatgaaaatagtaaccaaaaaattaattaaacctaaatatttttattctttatatatttaattttatgttttattatctattaacattaattggttatattttataaaacaaataaaaatacaaataatttaattttcatttatttataaaatacactacctataatttaaaaaattttaaaaaaattaaaaaatttcaaaacatatataatttaaataaaaattcgcAAATCTTGGGGAGCCATAGTCCCTCCCCGCCCTTACAATGCTCCGCCCCTGTTCTTCATGTTACGCTTTTTAACagaaaagtaaatatatatattttttttataaaatacttttcctGATTAGAAAGCTTTATTCGTCAGAAACGACTTTCCACGGTCGAATAATGTCACCAtacattaagaaaaaattaatgacGATAATACATAAAGAAATTTATAGATCAtagatatatgaaaaataagttGAATGATTGCAATATATACAGACCGATAACACAACAACAACAGTTCCATttgaaagaagaagagaaaaaaaactcaGAAAAAATTGAACGGCCGTGGTCTTGACGACGGTTGTTGAAAGCACGTAGCTAGAGAGCGAGTTTGAGGTCGAGAGCGACATCATGTTGTTCTGTGTTCTTCTTACCTTTGTTTTTGTTGATGTCTTTGCTTGGGTCGCGTGAATTTGGATTGGGAAAAACCAAAGGTGGTTTTCTGAAGTGAATATCGGTGGTAAAGTCCTGAAATTCGAAAGCAACTTCTGATTTGGCCTTGGTTGATGCAGTGGTGGTGGCCTTCATCTTTTTCCGGTTGCTCTCGTTCTTCTCCAACTCCATCAATTCCCTTCGCCGCCGATCACGTGCGTCGCGGAAGCTCCTCAAGAGCGAGTAAAACTTCTCCATCTTCATCTCATCGTTCTCGTCGTCGCGATCGTCGTTGTTCCTCACTTCTCTCTTCTTATTTTCCATAGCAAAACggagagaaaaacaaaactctAATCAACGAAAAACAATAGAAGAGAGAGGTTTAAGATTGTTTGTGCGATCAGAGTAGGTATGCCAGTATTGTCGGAAAGGAATGCCGTGTTTCTCAATTCTACGAAccttttatatagaaaaaatgTTTATGACGTTGAGCCTATGACGTCACTAACTTGTGCTTTCGCTGCACGCGTAAGTCTCGCTATGTGATTCGTCATGATTCCAACCTCTTCTATACTAGCTGAGTAGTCCCTtgacttattattttttgtatactATTCATCTCACACATATCTTATGTCATAGaccaattattaatattttattaatactcattttatttcacataactattaaaattgtttattacatcatattgtttgactttatttaattatttattaataatgagGTCACCATAAAATTGGTGTTTTAAGTTTTTAAGGGGTTACATTAGTTACACCCAACACAGTATATGGAAAGCAGCGGCAAATCTTACCATCTAAACGTGAGCTAATTTTGTTGGCATCTTTATTTTGTCATCGATCCATATTTGTCATCgagaaaaatatttacaacttaaaaataacttattaaaaattaatgttttaatattttaattatatttttataatttaaattacagtATATGGATATTCAAggatataaatattatgatatttgtATCCGTTATGTTAACATGcggatataaaaaatacatgttaTTCACAATTACGATATTCATATTCTATCTATTGTAGATTTTATTTGCGGAtacttacatatatatatatagatttttttgacatccctatctCTATGTGTTTGGATTTGAAGATGGATTTAGCGGAGAAGATTTAAGAGAATATAATTGTAAAGTTATTTGGAATAAGAGAAAGATAATGTGGTTTGAGTGAATTTGATATTAAAGTTTGTGTCCCAATCCAGGTATGCGGCACCAGACTCACCCGCCAACCGCTTACCTTAACAGAGCCCCCTCTAGCTCACGAAGCATCCAACAAGGCCGACGGCCGCCCACATCACCTTCCGCTATGGAAGATCCCACCAACCGCATACGTCACACCAAGCGCCCTCCCAAAAGAACACGGCCCTCAAAAGAACCGTGGACCGCATACTCGTAGAAGACAACCTCACAAACTATGCGGCCATCAGCAACCACCCCAATGGCCGCCTATCCCGCATTACAAAACACCCTTACACAAGACAATCCGGATATGTGACGCAACCCTTCCGGCCAACGACGCGAAACCGTCCACCCACAGAGATCCTCATGACCGAGTACCGAATACCGTCTACCCCTGAAGGACCTCCTGGTAATTTCCCTTCTAAGCACTGGATCCAAGAATAGCCAAAAAGGGGGAACGttgggccagaaagcccatcctaggtaggacccacaggtaaaaaagtataaatagcacactgttccatgcattgattacgcattaaattatGCTGATACTCTGACATCACtagtgctgacttaggcatcggagtgtcttttgcaggtcccctGCTCTGCCCCCGAAATTTCTTTGAAGCAACAGAAGAACAACCGAGATCAGTCACCCGAAGTCCTAAAGTGATTTGTGAATTATAACCTTCGGTCCCGTAAGAACAGTTTGTATATGATGTGATAGGtatgataagttaaaaaaatattttaatgaataaaattatatgattatcGTTTTaccattatatttaaaattaatttaacataaaatataattagtataaattatttaaaaataaaatgtgaattattatttataaaatatataaaatattaaaataataataataataatagttagtaattattatttatcagtattcttactactattattaattatttctatcATGAatactactactattattaatattgttattattattagtactaGCGAAAACATAAACATATTTGTGTGTTccaaagaaattttgaaaataacaattaaagacaaaaaaaatttaaaataacgattaaaagtaaattatttataaaataatttattttaaaaataataattaaagataaaattaaaatatcaaaatatgaacacaaaaaaatatcatctttacattatatatatatattattattattattattaattgcatgaaataatattataatatattttattccttTTCTCGTGCAACACAAATGGAGCTCCGCTCTTTCTCCTGTTCTTCTACTTCTATGCTTCCTCTTCTTCATGCTCCTAGTCTAGAATTTTCATGTTTCGAACTGCAATGTAATGGAAAAATTTGAAATGCAAGAAAAGGCCAAATATGTAATTTCATGCAAGTGGCGTAACTTCCCCTTCTCTTTCCCGCATCCGAGAGACGATGCAGTTTTTTAACGATCCTTGCAATTCACGCTCTCTTTTCCGCACAAATCA is a window from the Vigna unguiculata cultivar IT97K-499-35 chromosome 7, ASM411807v1, whole genome shotgun sequence genome containing:
- the LOC114190728 gene encoding protein NIM1-INTERACTING 1-like; the encoded protein is MENKKREVRNNDDRDDENDEMKMEKFYSLLRSFRDARDRRRRELMELEKNESNRKKMKATTTASTKAKSEVAFEFQDFTTDIHFRKPPLVFPNPNSRDPSKDINKNKGKKNTEQHDVALDLKLAL